The window TCCTCTGTCATACCTTTTGCTATAATTTCCTGCATATCTTTTGCTCTCTCGAAGAGGTCATTTATCTTTTTAGAGCCTGTGAGACCTGAAATAAGGACACAGACAGCAATATAGTCACTTCCAGGTGCAGGGTAATCACCACCTCTTACTTCTTTACCCTTTATAGTGGTTTCAAGCCATTCCTTGGAGTTCTCCATACCAACTCTGGATAGCTCTTCAGGAGGGCCGGCTATAACAACAAGAGCCTTCCTGACGTATCTGAAGTCGCATGGTAAGAGAAGATGGGATTTTACAGCACCTGTCACAAGCTGGAGCACTCTTGAAGCTTTGTCCTGTTTAGCTTCGGTTTTCTTTCCAAGTAATGATGATAAGCCCAGAATGTTCTTTCTTGGTAGCTTTTCTGAGGCATATCCTATTGTGCAGATTTCCATGCCATTTATAGTATTTGCTATTTCGCTGGCATCAACAACAAGCTCTGGAACATGGTCTGGTGATACTATTTCTCCTGCCCTGAAGAGCACATCAAAGCGCTTCACAATTTCATTGTTTATTCTTGAGTAGGCTTCCTTGAGACTCTCTCCGGGATTGAGGAAGACTCCATTATCCACGAGAATCAGAGCATCAGCATATTTGGAAAGAGTTTTGAGGCTTCTGGCAGCATTTAGAAGATAAATTCCACCTTCATTGTCAGCAGGCAGAACACCAATGATATATACATTCTCAGAATAGGTCTTTTTAAGATATTTCGCTACAATTGGTGCAGAGCCTGACCCTGTACCGCCCCCCATGGAAGAGACAATTACAAATGCGTCCACATTTTCTGTACCTGCCTGAGCTATTGTGTTCATTATCCTGTCCATGTCTTTTCTGGCAATTTCAGCACCAAGACGGTTGTCTGCGCCAACACCATGTCCTTTTACAATAGTCTCACCTATGAGCACTCTATTTTGCTCTGGAATATTCTTCAGCCCAACAAGGTCAACTCTTGCTGAGTTGACTGCTACTCCCATGTAAATACTTGTTGCTCTACTTCCCTTATCATATTCCATAAACCTATCTGTAATTTTGCCTCCAGCCTGACCTAAACCGATGAGCATACATTTCATCTTTATACCTCATTTTTATTTGGTAGAGCTACATATTTATGAGTTACTGTATTATGTTATATTAGTAACATATTACATTGTATATATTTTATAACACATGTTGAAGGTTTCCAGTGGAAATAAGGGGGTTCGTACAACTCCTTTATAGATAAGTTATTGAGGTTATCACTCCCTAAACATAGGACATTCTGCCGGGGTAGCCTAGCCCGGAAAGGCGCCAGACTTGAGATCTGGTGCTCGTTTGAGCTCAGGGGTTCAAATCCCTTCCCCGGCGTACAATTTTTCTGAGACCACCTTAGAGTTCAATAGTTTTTGAAGGGAAAACAATATGGTGGTTAAATTGGATATATAAGGCGGGATGAAGTTCTGTATAGATATGTTGAACGATAAGATGCCTGCCATGTATGTACATTCTGCATATTATTTCCTGCCGCCATACATTGTAAATATTCCATATTTATAGAAACAATCAACATCTTTTAGTCCGATAGATTTCAAAGTGTTCAGCTGATTGGATAGGGTATCTGGCTTATTATCCATATTATCTTTATATCTGAGAATAATGTCTTCGTAATTATCTTTTAGTTTTAATGCTGTCTGAACCTCGATTATCCATTCTTTCCATAATAGCAGATACCACTTCTCAAGATTTTCTGTTGGCGAGAGGATAATATCTATATTTACAAAATATCCCCCGGCATTTAAGTGGGAGTAAATGTAGTTAAAAAGAGAC is drawn from archaeon BMS3Bbin15 and contains these coding sequences:
- a CDS encoding cell division protein FtsZ — encoded protein: MKCMLIGLGQAGGKITDRFMEYDKGSRATSIYMGVAVNSARVDLVGLKNIPEQNRVLIGETIVKGHGVGADNRLGAEIARKDMDRIMNTIAQAGTENVDAFVIVSSMGGGTGSGSAPIVAKYLKKTYSENVYIIGVLPADNEGGIYLLNAARSLKTLSKYADALILVDNGVFLNPGESLKEAYSRINNEIVKRFDVLFRAGEIVSPDHVPELVVDASEIANTINGMEICTIGYASEKLPRKNILGLSSLLGKKTEAKQDKASRVLQLVTGAVKSHLLLPCDFRYVRKALVVIAGPPEELSRVGMENSKEWLETTIKGKEVRGGDYPAPGSDYIAVCVLISGLTGSKKINDLFERAKDMQEIIAKGMTEEEYERLKQTAQLMGDIDFLPLDED